In Syngnathus scovelli strain Florida chromosome 11, RoL_Ssco_1.2, whole genome shotgun sequence, one DNA window encodes the following:
- the scn8ab gene encoding sodium channel, voltage gated, type VIII, alpha subunit b isoform X5 produces the protein MAAPILAPPGPDSFKKFTPESLANIEKRINEEKNKKPAKPRSDSSHRDTSDDNEPKPNRDLEAGKSLPLIYGDIPNGLVATPLEDLDPYYVNQKTFIVLNKGKTIFRFSATPSLYIISPFNIFRRIAIKILIHSLFSMIIMCTILTNCIFMTFSDPPEWSKQVEYTFTGIYTFESLTKIVARGFAIDGFTFLRDPWNWLDFMVISMAYITEFVNLGNVSALRTFRVLRALKTISVIPGLKTIVGALIQSVKKLSDVMILTVFCLSVFALIGLQLFMGNLRQKCVFWPVNTTNMYLPNGSKGFDFEDYIMNETNFYFYPGQGDALLCGNSSDSGRCPEGFTCMKAGRNPNYGYTSFDSFGWAFLTLFRLMTQDFWENLYMLTLRAAGKTYMIFFVLVIFVGSFYLVNLILAVVAMAYEEQNQATIEEAEQKEAEFKAMLEQLRKQQEETQAAAMVTSAGTVSEVALEDEGGGHLSRSSSEVSKLSSKSAKERRNRKKKWRQKEQEKEKGDSEKVVKSESDDGSKRSTLRFPGSRLGRKTSIMNQSLLSIPGSPFMSRHNSRSSIFSFKGRSKDMGSENEFADDEHSTVEESEDRRGSLFIPFRRNSYSGYSQGSSRIHPLAPHSGGKRNSTVDCNGVVSLIGPGPGRRLLPEVKIDKAATDDSTTDVEIKKKHSGSLMVSVDQLNSSFKGKDRANSQMSVVTNTLLDELEESQRKCPPCWYKFANTFLIWECHPKWLKLKHIVYLIVMDPFVDLAITICIVLNTLFMAMEHYPMTEHFENVLSVGNLVFTGIFAGEMFAKLVAMDPYYYFQEGWNCFDGFIVTLSLVELGLQDVEGLSVLRSFRLLRVFKLAKSWPTLNMLIKIIGNSVGALGNLTLVLAIIVFIFAVVGMQLFGKSYKDCVCKIASDCKLPRWHMHDFFHSFLIVFRVLCGEWIETMWDCMEVAGQTMCLTVFMMVMVIGNLVVLNLFLALLLSSFSADNLAATDDDGEPNNLQLAVARIKIGIAWFKVHMRVFVATVLRKPVEDEQKPLDEMYEKKLNCIANHSVDINRELDYAKNGNGTTSGIGSSVGKYMIDEDYMSFIHNPNLTVCVPIAVGESDFENLNTEDFSSESDAENSKDLDDTSSSEGSTIDIKPDVEEVAVVEVVEEYLDPEACWTDECVAKYKCCDVPITHGWGKHWWFLRKTCYLIVEHNWFETLIIFMILLSSGALAFEDVYIEQRKTIRIILEYADRVFTYIFILEMLLKWVAYGFVKYFTNAWCWLDFFIVDVSIVSLIANALGFSDLGPIKSLRTLRALRPLRALSRFEGMRVVVNALVGAIPSIMNVLLVCLIFWLIFSIMGVNLFAGKYYYCFNDTEEYTFHPNEVNNRTECFALINDNHTEVRWKNVKINFDNVGAGYLALLQVATFKGWMDIMYAAIDSRKVEDQPLYEDNLYMYIYFVIFIIFGSFFTLNLFIGVIIDNFNQQKKKFGGQDIFMTEEQKKYYNAMKKLGSKKPQKPIPRPQNKIQGMVFDFVTQQVFDISIMILICLNMVTMMVETDDQSKETEDVLYWVNFIFIVVFTGEFLLKLFALRHYYFTNGWNIFDVVVVILSIVGMFLADLIEKYFVSPTLFRVIRLARIGRILRLIKGAKGIRTLLFALMMSLPALFNIGLLLFLVMFIFSIFGMSNFGYVKHGAGIDDMYNFETFGNSMIILFMITTSAGWDGLLLPILNYPPDCDPLLENSGTPSTGDCGNPSVGIFFFVMYIIISFLIVVNMYIAIILENFSVATEESADPLSEDDFETFYEIWEKFDPTASQFITYAKLSDFADALEHPLRVPKPNTIELIAMDMPMVSGDRIHCLDILFAFTKRVLGDSGELDMLRQQMEERFVAANPSKVSYEPITTTLRRKQEDVSARIIQRAYRVYLARRGFVCKRVPTNNRVENGGNNQEQEKEATPSTASLPSYDSVTKPDKEKEDDNEGKGGRNERGRNQKDVRESKC, from the exons ATGGCCGCACCCATTCTTGCACCCCCAGGACCTGACAGCTTCAAGAAGTTTACCCCGGAGTCGCTCGCTAACATCGAGAAGCGCATCAATGAAGAGAAGAACAAGAAACCAGCCAAGCCCCGGTCGGACAGCAGTCATCGCGACACGTCAGACGACAATGAGCCCAAGCCCAACCGGGACTTGGAGGCTGGCAAGAGCCTGCCCCTCATCTATGGCGATATTCCAAATGGCTTGGTGGCCACACCGCTAGAGGATTTGGACCCCTACTATGTCAACCAGAAA ACATTCATAGTGCTAAACAAGGGGAAAACAATCTTCCGCTTTAGTGCCACGCCCTCCCTGTACATCATCAGCCCTTTTAATATTTTCAGGCGAATAGCAATTAAGATTTTGATACATTC GTTATTCAGCATGATCATCATGTGCACCATTTTGACCAACTGTATATTCATGACATTTAGCGACCCTCCAGAGTGGTCCAAACAAGTGGA GTACACCTTCACTGGTATCTATACATTTGAGTCACTCACAAAAATTGTGGCCAGAGGTTTCGCAATCGATGGATTCACTTTTCTGAGAGATCCATGGAACTGGCTGGATTTCATGGTCATTTCTATGGC GTATATAACAGAGTTTGTAAACCTAGGCAATGTGTCAGCTCTGCGTACGTTCAGGGTTCTGAGGGCTTTGAAAACAATATCGGTTATCCCAG GCCTGAAGACTATCGTGGGCGCCCTGATCCAGTCTGTGAAGAAGCTCTCCGACGTGATGATCCTGACCGTCTTCTGCCTCAGCGTCTTTGCTCTGATCGGATTGCAGCTCTTCATGGGGAACCTGCGGCAAAAGTGTGTCTTTTGGCCGGTCAATACCACCAACATGTACCTGCCCAACGGCTCCAAGGGCTTTGACTTTGAGGACTACATCATGAATGAGA CTAACTTCTACTTTTACCCCGGTCAGGGTGATGCACTGTTATGTGGAAATAGTTCGGACTCGGG ACGATGTCCTGAAGGGTTTACATGCATGAAAGCCGGGAGGAACCCCAACTACGGTTACACCAGCTTTGACAGCTTCGGATGGGCTTTCCTCACCCTCTTTCGACTAATGACCCAAGACTTCTGGGAGAATCTCTACATGCTG ACTCTGCGAGCGGCAGGCAAGACCTACATGATCTTCTTTGTGCTGGTCATCTTTGTGGGTTCCTTCTATCTTGTCAACCTCATCTTGGCTGTGGTGGCCATGGCCTACGAGGAGCAGAACCAGGCCACCATCGAAGAGGCTGAGCAAAAAGAGGCTGAATTTAAAGCCATGCTGGAGCAGCTCAGAAAGCAGCAGGAAGAAACGCAG GCTGCCGCCATGGTGACGTCGGCAGGCACTGTATCGGAGGTCGCGTTGGAGGATGAGGGAGGGGGTCATCTGTCCCGCAGCTCCTCGGAGGTCTCTAAGCTGAGCTCCAAGAGTGCCAAGGAGCGTCGTAATCGCAAGAAGAAATGGCGGCAGAAAGAGCAGGAGAAAGAGAAGGGTGACAGCGAGAAGGTGGTCAAGTCTGAGTCCGATGACGGCAGCAAGAGAAGTACCCTTCGTTTTCCGGGAAGCCGTCTGGGCAGGAAGACCTCCATCATGAACCAG TCACTCCTGAGCATCCCGGGCTCGCCCTTCATGTCACGCCACAACAGCCGCAGCAGCATCTTCAGCTTCAAAGGCCGCTCCAAGGACATGGGCTCGGAAAACGAGTTTGCCGACGACGAGCACAGTACGGTGGAGGAGAGCGAGGACCGCCGGGGTTCCCTGTTCATCCCTTTCCGCCGGAACAGCTACAGCGGCTACAGCCAAGGCTCGTCACGCATCCACCCGCTGGCGCCTCACTCAGGAGGGAAGAGGAACAGCACCGTGGACTGCAATGGCGTGGTGTCGCTCATCGGCCCGGGGCCTGGCAGACGGCTTCTGCCTGAGGTGAAAATAGATAAGGCAGCCACTGATGACAGT ACCACAGACGTGGAAATTAAGAAGAAGCACTCTGGCTCTCTCATGGTATCAGTGGATCAGCTCAACTCCTCCTTCAAAGGAAAAGACCGCGCCAACAGTCAGATGAGCGTAGTCACCAACACCCTCTTAGATG AATTGGAGGAATCTCAGAGGAAGTGCCCCCCCTGTTGGTACAAATTCGCCAACACCTTTCTAATCTGGGAGTGCCATCCCAAGTGGCTGAAGCTCAAGCATATCGTCTACTTGATTGTCATGGACCCCTTTGTTGACTTGGCCATCACCATCTGCATTGTCCTCAACACCCTTTTCATGGCCATGGAGCACTACCCAATGACGGAGCACTTTGAGAACGTTCTCTCTGTAGGCAATCTG GTTTTCACTGGGATCTTTGCTGGGGAGATGTTTGCCAAACTGGTAGCCATGGATCCCTATTACTACTTTCAGGAAGGATGGAATTGTTTTGATGGTTTCATAGTGACACTGAGTTTAGTGGAGCTGGGACTCCAAGATGTGGAGGGTCTGTCAGTGCTCAGGTCCTTCCGATTG TTGAGAGTGTTCAAACTAGCCAAATCATGGCCCACACTCAACATGTTGATCAAGATTATTGGTAATTCAGTGGGGGCGCTGGGTAATCTGACCCTGGTGCTGGCCATCATTGTCTTCATCTTTGCTGTGGTGGGCATGCAACTGTTTGGCAAAAGCTACAAGGACTGTGTGTGCAAGATCGCCAGTGACTGTAAACTGCCTCGCTGGCACATGCATGACTTCTTCCACTCCTTCCTGATTGTATTCAGAGTGTTGTGTGGGGAGTGGATTGAGACCATGTGGGATTGTATGGAGGTGGCAGGACAGACAATGTGCCTCACTGTCTTCATGATGGTCATGGTCATCGGGAACTTGGTG GTTTTAAATTTATTCTTAGCTTTGTTGCTGAGCTCATTCAGCGCTGACAACCTCGCTGCCACAGATGACGATGGCGAGCCAAACAATCTCCAGCTCGCTGTTGCTCGCATTAAGATCGGCATTGCCTGGTTCAAGGTGCACATGCGTGTCTTTGTCGCCACGGTGCTCAGGAAG CCTGTTGAGGATGAACAAAAACCTCTGGATGAAATGTACGAGAAAAAGCTCAACTGCATTGCCAACCACTCAGTGGACATCAACCGTGAACTGGACTATGCTAAAAACGGCAACGGTACCACCAGCGGCATTGGGAGCAGCGTTGGAAAGTACATGATTGATGAAGACTACATGTCCTTCATCCACAACCCAAACCTGACCGTGTGCGTTCCAATTGCCGTTGGAGAGTCGGACTTTGAAAACCTTAACACTGAGGACTTCAGCAGTGAATCGGATGCGGAGAACAGCAAGGAT CTGGATGATACCAGTTCATCTGAGGGCAGCACAATAGACATTAAGCCTGACGTGGAGGAGGTGGCAGTGGTGGAGGTTGTGGAGGAGTACCTTGACccagaggcctgctggacagatg AATGCGTGGCCAAATACAAATGCTGTGATGTTCCCATCACTCACGGCTGGGGGAAGCACTGGTGGTTCCTGAGGAAGACCTGCTACCTGATAGTGGAACACAACTGGTTCGAAACACTCATCATCTTCATGATCTTACTTAGCAGTGGAGCCCTG GCCTTTGAGGATGTCTACATTGAGCAAAGGAAGACCATCCGTATTATTCTGGAGTACGCCGATCGGGTTTTCACCTACATTTTCATTCTGGAGATGTTGCTCAAATGGGTGGCTTATGGTTTTGTCAAGTACTTCACTAACGCCTGGTGCTGGTTGGACTTCTTTATTGTGGAT GTGTCTATAGTCAGCCTTATAGCTAATGCCTTGGGCTTCTCCGATCTCGGCCCGATTAAGTCACTCAGGACACTGAGGGCCTTGCGACCCCtcagggccctgtcacgttttgaaGGGATGAGG GTTGTGGTGAACGCCTTGGTCGGGGCCATTCCTTCCATTATGAACGTGCTGCTGGTGTGTCTCATCTTCTGGCTCATCTTCAGCATCATGGGTGTGAACCTGTTTGCTGGGAAGTACTACTACTGCTTCAATGACACAGAAGAGTACACGTTCCATCCCAACGAGGTTAACAACCGAACGGAGTGTTTTGCTCTCATCAATGATAACCACACGGAAGTCAGGTGGAAAAATGTCAAGATCAACTTTGATAATGTGGGGGCAGGCTACCTGGCGCTCCTGCAAGTG GCAACATTTAAAGGCTGGATGGACATTATGTATGCGGCGATTGATTCTCGAAAG GTGGAGGATCAGCCGCTGTATGAAGACAATTTATACATGTACATCTACTTTGTCATCTTCATTATCTTTGGTTCTTTCTTCACCCTAAACCTCTTCATTGGTGTCATCATTGATAACTTCAACcagcaaaagaaaaag TTTGGAGGTCAGGATATATTCATGACGGAAGAACAGAAGAAATACTACAATGCTATGAAGAAACTTGGCTCAAAGAAACCGCAAAAGCCTATACCCAGACCACag AACAAAATCCAGGGCATGGTGTTTGACTTTGTGACCCAGCAAGTGTTTGACATCTCCATCATGATCCTCATCTGCCTCAACATGGTCACCATGATGGTGGAGACAGACGACCAGTCAAAAGAGACAGAAGACGTGCTCTACTGGGTCAACTTCATCTTCATCGTTGTCTTCACCGGCGAGTTTTTACTAAAGCTCTTTGCGCTGCGTCACTACTACTTCACCAACGGCTGGAACATCTTTGACGTGGTGGTGGTCATCCTCTCTATCGTGG GAATGTTCCTCGCCGACTTGATCGAGAAGTACTTTGTGTCGCCGACGCTGTTCAGGGTGATTCGACTGGCTCGTATCGGCCGAATCCTGCGCCTCATCAAGGGCGCCAAAGGCATCAGAACTCTACTCTTCGCCCTGATGATGTCACTCCCGGCCTTGTTCAACATCGGCCTGCTGCTTTTCCTGGTCATGTTCATTTTCTCCATCTTCGGCATGTCCAACTTTGGCTACGTAAAACACGGGGCCGGAATCGACGACATGTACAACTTCGAGACCTTTGGCAACAGCATGATCATCTTGTTTATGATCACCACGTCAGCTGGCTGGGACGGCCTACTGCTGCCCATTCTGAACTACCCTCCGGACTGCGACCCCTTGCTGGAGAATTCCGGCACTCCTTCCACCGGAGACTGCGGCAACCCATCTGTGGGCATCTTCTTCTTTGTTATGTACATCATCATTTCTTTCCTAATTGTGGTCAACATGTACATCGCCATCATTCTGGAGAACTTCAGCGTGGCCACGGAGGAGAGCGCTGACCCACTCAGCGAGGATGACTTTGAGACCTTCTATGAGATATGGGAGAAGTTTGACCCCACTGCCTCCCAGTTCATCACCTACGCCAAGCTTTCCGACTTTGCGGACGCACTTGAACACCCGCTGCGAGTCCCCAAGCCCAACACCATTGAACTCATCGCTATGGACATGCCGATGGTGAGCGGGGACCGCATACACTGCCTGGACATCCTGTTTGCCTTCACCAAACGCGTGCTAGGCGACAGCGGTGAGTTGGACATGTTGAGGCAACAAATGGAGGAGCGATTCGTGGCGGCCAATCCTTCCAAGGTCTCTTATGAGCCCATCACCACCACTCTGAGGCGTAAGCAGGAGGACGTGTCTGCCCGAATCATCCAACGGGCCTACCGAGTCTACTTGGCGAGGCGGGGTTTCGTTTGCAAGCGGGTCCCGACCAACAACAGAGTGGAGAACGGCGGGAACAATCAGGAACAAGAGAAGGAGGCCACGCCCTCCACCGCCTCCCTGCCCTCGTACGATAGCGTCACCAAACCCGACAAGGAGAAGGAGGACGACAACGAGGGCAAGGGAGGGAGGAACGAGAGAGGAAGAAACCAAAAAGACGTCAGGGAATCCAAATGTTAA
- the scn8ab gene encoding sodium channel, voltage gated, type VIII, alpha subunit b isoform X1 produces the protein MAAPILAPPGPDSFKKFTPESLANIEKRINEEKNKKPAKPRSDSSHRDTSDDNEPKPNRDLEAGKSLPLIYGDIPNGLVATPLEDLDPYYVNQKTFIVLNKGKTIFRFSATPSLYIISPFNIFRRIAIKILIHSLFSMIIMCTILTNCIFMTFSDPPEWSKQVEYTFTGIYTFESLTKIVARGFAIDGFTFLRDPWNWLDFMVISMAYITEFVDLGNVSALRTFRVLRALKTISVIPGLKTIVGALIQSVKKLSDVMILTVFCLSVFALIGLQLFMGNLRQKCVFWPVNTTNMYLPNGSKGFDFEDYIMNETNFYFYPGQGDALLCGNSSDSGRCPEGFTCMKAGRNPNYGYTSFDSFGWAFLTLFRLMTQDFWENLYMLTLRAAGKTYMIFFVLVIFVGSFYLVNLILAVVAMAYEEQNQATIEEAEQKEAEFKAMLEQLRKQQEETQAAAMVTSAGTVSEVALEDEGGGHLSRSSSEVSKLSSKSAKERRNRKKKWRQKEQEKEKGDSEKVVKSESDDGSKRSTLRFPGSRLGRKTSIMNQSLLSIPGSPFMSRHNSRSSIFSFKGRSKDMGSENEFADDEHSTVEESEDRRGSLFIPFRRNSYSGYSQGSSRIHPLAPHSGGKRNSTVDCNGVVSLIGPGPGRRLLPEVKIDKAATDDSTTDVEIKKKHSGSLMVSVDQLNSSFKGKDRANSQMSVVTNTLLDELEESQRKCPPCWYKFANTFLIWECHPKWLKLKHIVYLIVMDPFVDLAITICIVLNTLFMAMEHYPMTEHFENVLSVGNLVFTGIFAGEMFAKLVAMDPYYYFQEGWNCFDGFIVTLSLVELGLQDVEGLSVLRSFRLLRVFKLAKSWPTLNMLIKIIGNSVGALGNLTLVLAIIVFIFAVVGMQLFGKSYKDCVCKIASDCKLPRWHMHDFFHSFLIVFRVLCGEWIETMWDCMEVAGQTMCLTVFMMVMVIGNLVVLNLFLALLLSSFSADNLAATDDDGEPNNLQLAVARIKIGIAWFKVHMRVFVATVLRKPVEDEQKPLDEMYEKKLNCIANHSVDINRELDYAKNGNGTTSGIGSSVGKYMIDEDYMSFIHNPNLTVCVPIAVGESDFENLNTEDFSSESDAENSKDLDDTSSSEGSTIDIKPDVEEVAVVEVVEEYLDPEACWTDECVAKYKCCDVPITHGWGKHWWFLRKTCYLIVEHNWFETLIIFMILLSSGALAFEDVYIEQRKTIRIILEYADRVFTYIFILEMLLKWVAYGFVKYFTNAWCWLDFFIVDVSIVSLIANALGFSDLGPIKSLRTLRALRPLRALSRFEGMRVVVNALVGAIPSIMNVLLVCLIFWLIFSIMGVNLFAGKYYYCFNDTEEYTFHPNEVNNRTECFALINDNHTEVRWKNVKINFDNVGAGYLALLQVATFKGWMDIMYAAIDSRKVEDQPLYEDNLYMYIYFVIFIIFGSFFTLNLFIGVIIDNFNQQKKKFGGQDIFMTEEQKKYYNAMKKLGSKKPQKPIPRPQNKIQGMVFDFVTQQVFDISIMILICLNMVTMMVETDDQSKETEDVLYWVNFIFIVVFTGEFLLKLFALRHYYFTNGWNIFDVVVVILSIVGKYSQVFL, from the exons ATGGCCGCACCCATTCTTGCACCCCCAGGACCTGACAGCTTCAAGAAGTTTACCCCGGAGTCGCTCGCTAACATCGAGAAGCGCATCAATGAAGAGAAGAACAAGAAACCAGCCAAGCCCCGGTCGGACAGCAGTCATCGCGACACGTCAGACGACAATGAGCCCAAGCCCAACCGGGACTTGGAGGCTGGCAAGAGCCTGCCCCTCATCTATGGCGATATTCCAAATGGCTTGGTGGCCACACCGCTAGAGGATTTGGACCCCTACTATGTCAACCAGAAA ACATTCATAGTGCTAAACAAGGGGAAAACAATCTTCCGCTTTAGTGCCACGCCCTCCCTGTACATCATCAGCCCTTTTAATATTTTCAGGCGAATAGCAATTAAGATTTTGATACATTC GTTATTCAGCATGATCATCATGTGCACCATTTTGACCAACTGTATATTCATGACATTTAGCGACCCTCCAGAGTGGTCCAAACAAGTGGA GTACACCTTCACTGGTATCTATACATTTGAGTCACTCACAAAAATTGTGGCCAGAGGTTTCGCAATCGATGGATTCACTTTTCTGAGAGATCCATGGAACTGGCTGGATTTCATGGTCATTTCTATGGC ATATATAACAGAGTTTGTGGACCTTGGGAATGTGTCGGCCCTCAGAACGTTCAGGGTTCTCCGAGCATTGAAAACTATTTCTGTCATTCCAG GCCTGAAGACTATCGTGGGCGCCCTGATCCAGTCTGTGAAGAAGCTCTCCGACGTGATGATCCTGACCGTCTTCTGCCTCAGCGTCTTTGCTCTGATCGGATTGCAGCTCTTCATGGGGAACCTGCGGCAAAAGTGTGTCTTTTGGCCGGTCAATACCACCAACATGTACCTGCCCAACGGCTCCAAGGGCTTTGACTTTGAGGACTACATCATGAATGAGA CTAACTTCTACTTTTACCCCGGTCAGGGTGATGCACTGTTATGTGGAAATAGTTCGGACTCGGG ACGATGTCCTGAAGGGTTTACATGCATGAAAGCCGGGAGGAACCCCAACTACGGTTACACCAGCTTTGACAGCTTCGGATGGGCTTTCCTCACCCTCTTTCGACTAATGACCCAAGACTTCTGGGAGAATCTCTACATGCTG ACTCTGCGAGCGGCAGGCAAGACCTACATGATCTTCTTTGTGCTGGTCATCTTTGTGGGTTCCTTCTATCTTGTCAACCTCATCTTGGCTGTGGTGGCCATGGCCTACGAGGAGCAGAACCAGGCCACCATCGAAGAGGCTGAGCAAAAAGAGGCTGAATTTAAAGCCATGCTGGAGCAGCTCAGAAAGCAGCAGGAAGAAACGCAG GCTGCCGCCATGGTGACGTCGGCAGGCACTGTATCGGAGGTCGCGTTGGAGGATGAGGGAGGGGGTCATCTGTCCCGCAGCTCCTCGGAGGTCTCTAAGCTGAGCTCCAAGAGTGCCAAGGAGCGTCGTAATCGCAAGAAGAAATGGCGGCAGAAAGAGCAGGAGAAAGAGAAGGGTGACAGCGAGAAGGTGGTCAAGTCTGAGTCCGATGACGGCAGCAAGAGAAGTACCCTTCGTTTTCCGGGAAGCCGTCTGGGCAGGAAGACCTCCATCATGAACCAG TCACTCCTGAGCATCCCGGGCTCGCCCTTCATGTCACGCCACAACAGCCGCAGCAGCATCTTCAGCTTCAAAGGCCGCTCCAAGGACATGGGCTCGGAAAACGAGTTTGCCGACGACGAGCACAGTACGGTGGAGGAGAGCGAGGACCGCCGGGGTTCCCTGTTCATCCCTTTCCGCCGGAACAGCTACAGCGGCTACAGCCAAGGCTCGTCACGCATCCACCCGCTGGCGCCTCACTCAGGAGGGAAGAGGAACAGCACCGTGGACTGCAATGGCGTGGTGTCGCTCATCGGCCCGGGGCCTGGCAGACGGCTTCTGCCTGAGGTGAAAATAGATAAGGCAGCCACTGATGACAGT ACCACAGACGTGGAAATTAAGAAGAAGCACTCTGGCTCTCTCATGGTATCAGTGGATCAGCTCAACTCCTCCTTCAAAGGAAAAGACCGCGCCAACAGTCAGATGAGCGTAGTCACCAACACCCTCTTAGATG AATTGGAGGAATCTCAGAGGAAGTGCCCCCCCTGTTGGTACAAATTCGCCAACACCTTTCTAATCTGGGAGTGCCATCCCAAGTGGCTGAAGCTCAAGCATATCGTCTACTTGATTGTCATGGACCCCTTTGTTGACTTGGCCATCACCATCTGCATTGTCCTCAACACCCTTTTCATGGCCATGGAGCACTACCCAATGACGGAGCACTTTGAGAACGTTCTCTCTGTAGGCAATCTG GTTTTCACTGGGATCTTTGCTGGGGAGATGTTTGCCAAACTGGTAGCCATGGATCCCTATTACTACTTTCAGGAAGGATGGAATTGTTTTGATGGTTTCATAGTGACACTGAGTTTAGTGGAGCTGGGACTCCAAGATGTGGAGGGTCTGTCAGTGCTCAGGTCCTTCCGATTG TTGAGAGTGTTCAAACTAGCCAAATCATGGCCCACACTCAACATGTTGATCAAGATTATTGGTAATTCAGTGGGGGCGCTGGGTAATCTGACCCTGGTGCTGGCCATCATTGTCTTCATCTTTGCTGTGGTGGGCATGCAACTGTTTGGCAAAAGCTACAAGGACTGTGTGTGCAAGATCGCCAGTGACTGTAAACTGCCTCGCTGGCACATGCATGACTTCTTCCACTCCTTCCTGATTGTATTCAGAGTGTTGTGTGGGGAGTGGATTGAGACCATGTGGGATTGTATGGAGGTGGCAGGACAGACAATGTGCCTCACTGTCTTCATGATGGTCATGGTCATCGGGAACTTGGTG GTTTTAAATTTATTCTTAGCTTTGTTGCTGAGCTCATTCAGCGCTGACAACCTCGCTGCCACAGATGACGATGGCGAGCCAAACAATCTCCAGCTCGCTGTTGCTCGCATTAAGATCGGCATTGCCTGGTTCAAGGTGCACATGCGTGTCTTTGTCGCCACGGTGCTCAGGAAG CCTGTTGAGGATGAACAAAAACCTCTGGATGAAATGTACGAGAAAAAGCTCAACTGCATTGCCAACCACTCAGTGGACATCAACCGTGAACTGGACTATGCTAAAAACGGCAACGGTACCACCAGCGGCATTGGGAGCAGCGTTGGAAAGTACATGATTGATGAAGACTACATGTCCTTCATCCACAACCCAAACCTGACCGTGTGCGTTCCAATTGCCGTTGGAGAGTCGGACTTTGAAAACCTTAACACTGAGGACTTCAGCAGTGAATCGGATGCGGAGAACAGCAAGGAT CTGGATGATACCAGTTCATCTGAGGGCAGCACAATAGACATTAAGCCTGACGTGGAGGAGGTGGCAGTGGTGGAGGTTGTGGAGGAGTACCTTGACccagaggcctgctggacagatg AATGCGTGGCCAAATACAAATGCTGTGATGTTCCCATCACTCACGGCTGGGGGAAGCACTGGTGGTTCCTGAGGAAGACCTGCTACCTGATAGTGGAACACAACTGGTTCGAAACACTCATCATCTTCATGATCTTACTTAGCAGTGGAGCCCTG GCCTTTGAGGATGTCTACATTGAGCAAAGGAAGACCATCCGTATTATTCTGGAGTACGCCGATCGGGTTTTCACCTACATTTTCATTCTGGAGATGTTGCTCAAATGGGTGGCTTATGGTTTTGTCAAGTACTTCACTAACGCCTGGTGCTGGTTGGACTTCTTTATTGTGGAT GTGTCTATAGTCAGCCTTATAGCTAATGCCTTGGGCTTCTCCGATCTCGGCCCGATTAAGTCACTCAGGACACTGAGGGCCTTGCGACCCCtcagggccctgtcacgttttgaaGGGATGAGG GTTGTGGTGAACGCCTTGGTCGGGGCCATTCCTTCCATTATGAACGTGCTGCTGGTGTGTCTCATCTTCTGGCTCATCTTCAGCATCATGGGTGTGAACCTGTTTGCTGGGAAGTACTACTACTGCTTCAATGACACAGAAGAGTACACGTTCCATCCCAACGAGGTTAACAACCGAACGGAGTGTTTTGCTCTCATCAATGATAACCACACGGAAGTCAGGTGGAAAAATGTCAAGATCAACTTTGATAATGTGGGGGCAGGCTACCTGGCGCTCCTGCAAGTG GCAACATTTAAAGGCTGGATGGACATTATGTATGCGGCGATTGATTCTCGAAAG GTGGAGGATCAGCCGCTGTATGAAGACAATTTATACATGTACATCTACTTTGTCATCTTCATTATCTTTGGTTCTTTCTTCACCCTAAACCTCTTCATTGGTGTCATCATTGATAACTTCAACcagcaaaagaaaaag TTTGGAGGTCAGGATATATTCATGACGGAAGAACAGAAGAAATACTACAATGCTATGAAGAAACTTGGCTCAAAGAAACCGCAAAAGCCTATACCCAGACCACag AACAAAATCCAGGGCATGGTGTTTGACTTTGTGACCCAGCAAGTGTTTGACATCTCCATCATGATCCTCATCTGCCTCAACATGGTCACCATGATGGTGGAGACAGACGACCAGTCAAAAGAGACAGAAGACGTGCTCTACTGGGTCAACTTCATCTTCATCGTTGTCTTCACCGGCGAGTTTTTACTAAAGCTCTTTGCGCTGCGTCACTACTACTTCACCAACGGCTGGAACATCTTTGACGTGGTGGTGGTCATCCTCTCTATCGTGGGCAAGTATTCACAAGTGTTCTTATGA